The genomic segment GTTTATTCGCTCCCGATTGTTCAGGAAATAACGAATAAGGACATTCATGAAACGTTCTGTTTTTGTTCTGGCATCCGTGCTGAGTGCGGTAATGCTGAGTGCCCCTGTACTGGCAGGAATATGGGTTATCGAACCCGACGAGAGCCAAAAAAACCGGTTTGATCCAGACAGAGGCAACGTGACAGGCGAGCAACTCTTAAACGCCTGGAGTGACAAAGCAGATAAAGAGGCTTCGCTACAGGCGCAAATCTATTTGCTGGGTCTGTTTGATGCGACAGAAGGAATGGGCTGGTGCAAAAGTAAAACCACGATGCCCTCCGCGCTTCGCGAATGGACTTACGGTTACTTTAAAAAGTTACCGCCCGAACGGCTTAAAGAGAAAGCCAGCGTCCTGATGCTCGACGCGCTTAAACACGCTTTCCCTTGTCGCAATAACGCTGACAAATGAGACCGTGATATCAGCAGTAATAAATAACCCATTTTAGTAGTTCGCGTTGGGCGGGCTACTGAGATCGCCTGACGGAATAAACATGCTGTCAGGCTGAGAGGCAGAGGTAAAATATGGATGGTTTTATTCAGCCCCATGCTTTCCTGTTTGCCATATTAAGCGCTTTTTCGAAAGCAATAATCGTCATTAACGAAGAGTAGATATTATGGCTATT from the Cronobacter condimenti 1330 genome contains:
- a CDS encoding Rap1a/Tai family immunity protein, translated to MKRSVFVLASVLSAVMLSAPVLAGIWVIEPDESQKNRFDPDRGNVTGEQLLNAWSDKADKEASLQAQIYLLGLFDATEGMGWCKSKTTMPSALREWTYGYFKKLPPERLKEKASVLMLDALKHAFPCRNNADK